The segment AAACAAAGGGCTGAGCGAATTGCCATTAACTCACCCATCCAGGGTTCCGCCGCCGACATTATTAAATTGGCAATGATAAAAAGTGATAAATATCTAAAAAGGATGCAGATCGATGGCAAACTCATTCTTCAGGTGCATGATGAGCTGGTATTTGAAATTAATGACAAATATATTGACAAAACTTCCAAAGATATTAAAGTAATAATGGAAAATATTTATCCTCTAAAAGTACCATTGAAGGTAAATTTAGGTATTTCAAAAAACCTTGGAGATTTGAAATAATGAAAAAAGTAAATGATATCCTGAGGGAAAATCAGCTTCTAAAAAAAGAGTTAGAAGGGATATTAGAGGTTATAGCAGAAAACGAAGTGAAATCAAAAGGTCTCAAAGTAGTTGAATACTCATTTTTACTTTCTGAAACTTTAAAAGAGATAGATGAAAAACCGATGAGCTATTTAGAGGAGATTTTCGAGATTGACAAAGCAGCCCTCTTTATAAATTTTGAAGAACTAATCATCGATTCAGATGAAGAATATCGTCATATTTTCAAAGCAAATAACAAAACTTTTAAATATTTTTTCATTGAAAAAAGACCATACCTCAGCTCCGGCACCGTCAATTTAATATCTGAATTTAATATTATGGAGGATATAGGTTCTTACCTGATATCACCTATTATTCTAAATGATAAGATAATTGGTAGTCTTAACCTTTACAGCAAAAATCCAAATAGATACACAAACGAATACAATTCAGACTTTATAAAAGATCTATGTTTCAAAATCGGTATATCACTGAAAAACATTAACACGAACCAGATGTTGATAAATC is part of the Calditerrivibrio nitroreducens DSM 19672 genome and harbors:
- a CDS encoding GGDEF domain-containing protein, with the protein product MKKVNDILRENQLLKKELEGILEVIAENEVKSKGLKVVEYSFLLSETLKEIDEKPMSYLEEIFEIDKAALFINFEELIIDSDEEYRHIFKANNKTFKYFFIEKRPYLSSGTVNLISEFNIMEDIGSYLISPIILNDKIIGSLNLYSKNPNRYTNEYNSDFIKDLCFKIGISLKNINTNQMLINQSMVEESSGCYNKKAMYIFLSSFINRCYRYGQPFTFIILDIDDFKKINDTKGHLLGDEVLTKFGQTLLKSFRKSDIVGRFGGDEFYIITPESKKDKVEYITTKTSTILSEIYKKTGIKKKASISFGAITIETIDKTLENPETIFKLADTELYKMKKEKHIKR